The sequence below is a genomic window from Humulus lupulus chromosome 3, drHumLupu1.1, whole genome shotgun sequence.
CCAATACAGTCAAGTCTTGAACACCCAATACATATACAATAACCCAAACCGGGTTATCAGACCAAGACAATTAACCCCTATAAATCTGTATATGGCAGATCAAATCAATCTGTTAAAAAATTCTCTATCTTCCCTAGAGGCTTTACAAGGAAACACACTAAGTAAGCGAAATTTACAATCATTTTGAATTCTACTAACTGTATGGTGAACTTGCCACAGCTTTTGATTCCAAAGCACATCATTTCTTACTCGCCAGAGATGGTACACAGTCGCAGCAAGACAGGAAAAAAACATACTTTTATATGTATTCGACACATGCTTGGCATGAGAAATCCAATGCAGGAGACGGTTAAGATTGATGGACTGTGCATTCCAATGAAGCCAGCTTTTGATATCCTCTAAACACCTCTTGCTGTATGTACACTTGAAAAAGAGATGGTCCATGTCTTCATTCTCTACCCCACACAGCAAACAGACCAGATCAATATTGGAATTATACCTAACTATTCGATCCCTTGTGTGCAGACGTTCCCACATGACTAACCACATAATAAATCGATGCTTGGGAGTAATAAGTCTACCCAAACAAATTTCCTCCATGGCACTCTAGATTCTTGAGAAACCATCAGATTTACACCGAGTTTGATATTATATCTCTGCGATAAGAATGAATCATAAGAGATTTTTGTTTTAAAACAGTCCTTAACAGCAACTAAACGCTTCCAGTGCCAACTACAATCCGTGGGACACTTGTAATCCCACCAATTCTGATCCAGCAGATAGACGCTATTAATCCACTTGACAAAAAGGTTATCTTTCTTCTTGGCAATTGCCCAAACATACTTTCCCATGGCAGCCAAATTCCAATCATGTAGTCTCCGAAAGCCCAAGCCACCAGCCGCCCTAGATGAACAAATATACTCCCAAGCAATCAATCCTGGTATATGAGAGTCTGAGATACCTTTCCAAAGAAAGGCTCTACAAATTGCTTCAACATCTTTGATCAATTTCTTTGGTAGAATCATTATCTGAGCCCAATATGAATGTATCGAGATAAGGACTGAATTGATCAAAGTCACTCTCCCCATATAAGATAGATTCCGAGTGCTCCAAGATCGAATCCTACTAGTCATCTTCTccaaaatacatttacaatcagCAGCAGAAATTCTTTTTGAACATATAGGTATCCCGAGATACCTGAATGGGAGGTGGCTACGAGAAAAACCAGAAGCTGCCAGCACTCTATCTACAACAGCATCAGACATTCCATGACAGTAAATTGCAGTTTTCTCTGAGTTAGGGAGCAAAcccgaagaagaagagaataactTCAAACCCCTCAACATAAGCATTATTAAAACAAAATCTCCATTGCAAAAAATAAGCAGGTCGTCCGCAAAACATAAGTGATTCAACTTCAACTTTGAACATTTATTATGATACTTGAACCCAGGTAAAGACCCCACCTTACACATAATTCGGGACAAGTATTCCAAACCAAGAACAAACAACAAGGGGGAAATGGGATCCCCTTGTCTAAGTCCTCTTTTTGATGCAAAGAACCCCTGTAAAGAACCATTGAGAAGCAAGGAAAACATGGGAGTTGTTACACACACCATTATTAAGTCTGAAAAGGATTGAGGAAAATCAAAAGCCTTGAGCATCTCTTCAATGAACCCCCATTCTATTGTGTCATATGCTTTCCTTAAGTCAATCTTTATCATACAACTAGGTTTGCAATTGCTCCGCCCATATAATCTCACCAAATCCTGACACACCATGATATTATGGGCAATGTATCTTCCATGTACAAAACCCCCTGGTTTTCAGCAATTAAGTCAGGCAAAACTTGTCTCAATCTCGAGCAAATCACTTTCGATGCAGCCTTATAAATCACATTGCAACATGAGATGGGCCGAAAATCACTCACACTTCGCGGACAACTGCTCTTAGGAATAAGTGTAATGGTAGTCGTATTAATTGCCTTAAGAATTCTTCCTGATCTCAGAAAAGACAGAACAACAGATACCACATCAGAACCAACCAAATCTCAGTTATCTTGGTAAAAAAAACTTCCAAAACCATCCGGGCCTGGAGCCTTCAAaccagggatagaaaatatagCTTCTTTGATCTCCTGAGCTGTGTACTCGGTTTCAAGTCTGCTGGAATGCAACTCATAAATTTTTGGCCCAAGATTGATAATACATTTCTTCACCCGATGTCTGTTCTGCATCTCAGAGCCAACGAGCTGCTGGTAATACTGTAAAAAAGCTCCCTGAACAGTATGAGGTGTATCACACCAGACCCCCTGCGCATCCTTTATTGAATATATTCTGTTTTGAAGTCTCCTTGCCCTCAGAGAAGCATGAAAGATTGCTGTGTTTTCATCACCATTTTTAGCCCAAGAAATTTTTGCTTTCTGAGCTAAGAAGAGAGAATAAGCCTTGTATACTTTAGCATATTTGTCTCGAGCCAATTGTTCCTTAATCAGTAAACGAGAATCTTGGGGGTCTTTATTCACTTTTTCCTGCAAAACCACCAGTTCCTCCTTAGCAATCATTTCTGCTTTGTGAATATCATGAAATCCTTCCTTATTAATGCACTTAAGAATTTTCTTCAAACGCTTAAGTTTTACTGTTAGCTTATACATATCCGTGCCATAAGCTCCTTCCTGCCAAATCTTAGCGATTGATTCACCAAATTCATTTGCATCCTTCCACATTCGAAAGTATCGAAACTGTTTTCTGCCACTAATCACATCCTGGTATAGAGACACTAAGATGGGGCTGTGATCAAAGCATCCCTCAGGTAAGAAGTTGGCCTCCAAAAACTGAAAACAATCTGTCCATTGAGAATTAACTAAGGCTCGATCTAGTTTAGAGAAAACTCGATCCTCTGGCTTCTGCTTATTATTCCAGGTATAAAAAAATCCCAGAATACTTCAGGTCTTCCAATTTGCACTTTTCCACACAATCTCGAAAATCTTGAGTAGGACTTTTAGTACATCTTTTTCCCACTCTTTCATTGCTAAACAGAATATCATTAAAATCCCCCATAACTATCCAAGGCCCCCGTATTTGCATTGAAATCTCCTCCAACTCAATCCAAAGTTGAGTTCTCTTCTTATCATCATTAAATCCATACACAAATGTAACATCAAATCTGTCTTGTTTCTGTCTTGGGTGCACAACACAGTGGATTAATTGAGCTGTACATAAGCTAATATCAACAGTAAACAAAATTGGCAGCCATGCAACAACTATCCTCCCTTTATCAAGCCAAGGGTTATTATTTGTAAAACACCAATTCGGAAAAATATTAGAGTATAGAGATCCCATGCTTTTATTCTTTACCTTAGTTTCAAGGAGACTCACTAGCCCAACTTTTTTTGAACAAATCAATTGCTTGATTTCTTGATGCTTTTGATGGCTATTGATCCCCCTAACATTCCAACACAGTATTTTATCCATTAGAAGTAGAGGGATCTCCCCCCTCTTCCCTATGACCCATTAAAGTCTCCTGCTCCTGACTATTCAGCATATCAAATCTATTAGCCACCTTAGTCTTAACTGGAACAACTTCCTTTTCTACTCTTTTCCCTTTCTCAACTCTTTGAAAACCCTCCTTATCTACAGTTGGTACCAATTTCTCCATCTTATTCTCTTTTACTTTAGGAACCCATTGTTGCTTCTCTGTTTCCTTCTCTATGGGCTTCTTCCTACACATCTTAGTCTCATGTCCCAAACCTGAACAGCTATAACAAACAAGAGGCAGCCGTTCATATTTCACTTCCAAATCAATGTCCCGATCAAACTCGTTTGTAAATGAAATTGAGGCAGGAAATTCTTGAGCAAAATTAACCTCTATTAACACACGAGGGTACAGCAGCCTATCCCTGTGCTTGGTGATATTGTCAACTTGTAGAGGTTTGCCAATCTGCCCAACTATCTTGAATAAGGATTTTTCTCCCCAATACTTGATGTCCAATCCTTGTAATTGTATCCAAGTTAGCACACTAGTAATCTCATCTTTAGAGAAATCATCGATTGGGTTCCAAGGTTTCATAACCACTGGTTTCCGATCAAAGAATATATATCCTCCTTGTAAGACCTGATCTCTCTGCTCCATATTCTGGAATCTAATGATAAAGATCCCCCTAACAATCAAACCCACCTTAACCACAGCCTCTTTCCACATTCTTCTAGCAAAACCATCAAGTATATGAAGTGGCGGATTGACTCCCATTACAAAACAGACTATTGATGGCTGCCAATAGTTTACCTCTTCAGCAATATCATCAAAACTAATTTTCACTTTAGGTGTAGTATCTCGCTGCAGAACACCATCATTGTCAGATATATTCAGACAATCACCTTGTTTTTTCAACAGTCCCATACCATTCTCACAAGCAATAAACTCTTGATCGTCACCCAGCTCCTTTGACGGTCCAACAAAGCAGGATTCCAAATTCTTAACAATGTTAGATCGCAAGATTGGAGGAGAGGATTTCTTACCCGAATTTACATCCTGTGCCGTGCGGTTCGCTATTGTTACCCAGTCAGAGAAATTTTGTCGAATCTCACTTCGTTTCCTGAGAAACTCCTCCGTCTCTTCTGGAGAGTATAATGTTTCCACTCATTGTTCATCCGGCTCCTTCTCGTCATCAACTTCCAACTCTTTCACTCCCAGTACGTCATCCATTGATCTCGTTTTGATGATCCTATCAGAAGAAGATGGACCAGTTTTCTTAGATTTCGCCTTCGATTTGGTTTTTCCGGCTGCCTTCGCTCCTTTCGCCATAGCTCCGGTGAAGAcaccgaaggagagagagagagacaaagaAAAACCacttctcttattttttttttaattgtaacttttgttctttctatccctcaaaagctggataccaagaacataacttgcttcacccaagtcCTTCATATGGAATTGAGTTcccagccagttctttatgtctgataatttcttgacattgtttccaatgagcaagatatcatccacataaagaatCAAGAATACCACAATGTTGTATTCCTTGAGTTGGTAAACGCAGGGCTCATCAACATTCTGCTCATAACCATAGGTTTTAATGATTTCATTAAACCTTAGATTCCAGGAATgcgaagcttgcttaagtctatAAATatacctattcaacttgcacactttcttttcttgtacagttactttttttttttatgaataaggTCATTGTATTGCTCAAAATTCCATGTACAAACAAACCAAGCAATCCCAGAAATAAGGAAACAAACTTGGCTCTAAAACACTAACATGATCAGCTAAGAAAAAACACTTAGCTCCTATACAATCAATCCCCTGTACAACAATCAGCTATAAGCTACACAGAAACTCTCTATCTTTACTTGAAGCTTTACATGGTAATACACTAATTAATCGCAATTTACACTCATTTTGAATCATACTCACTGTGTGATTGATGTGCCAAGGTTTCTGGTTCCATAGAACATCATTCCTTACCCTCCAAATATTATAAACAGTAGCGGCAAGGATGGACAGCAGCATGCTCTTGTATATTCTCGAGACCTTAGCATGGGAAATCCATTTCAGCAAACTAACCAGGTTAATTGACTGTGCATTCCAGTTGAGCCAGTTTTTAATGGCACTGAGACACTTCCTACTATATAAACACTTGAAGAAAAGATGCTCTATGCTTTCATCTGCTTCCCCACAAAGTAGACAGGCCGGATCAAGAGATGAATTGTATTTAATGATACGATTCTTTGTATGTAATCTCTCCCACATGACTAACCACATGATAAATCTATGTTTAGGAGTAATAAGTCTATCCCAAACAAACTTGCTCCAAGATACTTTACTTTCAGGAACACTCATCATCTCTAAACCTTTTTTGATACTATAGTTCTGAGATAAGAAGGATCCAAGTGAAACTTTGGCTTTGAATCTTTCTTTCACAGCAACTATACATTTCCAATACCAGCTGCAATCCAGAGGGCTAGCATAATCCCACCAGTTTCTGTTCACTAAATAAACACTATTTATCCATTTGACAAATAGGTTATCTTTTTTCTTGGCAATATCCCAAACATATTTCCCTATGGCAGCCTCATTCCAATCGAGAATTCATCTAAAGCCTAAGCCACCTGCAGCTTTTGATAAACAGAGATGTTCCCAAGCAATTAAGCCATGACCATGAGTATCCGAGGTTCCTTTCCAAAGGAAAGCTCTacagagtgcttcaacatctctaaGCAATTTTTTTGGTAAAATCATGATCTGTGCCCAGTAAGAATGTATTGAAATTAATACTGAGTTAATCAATGTAACTCTCCCCATGTAAGAGAGGTTCCTGGTACTCCATAGCCGAATTCTGACAGTCATTTTCTCAAGAATACTTGTACATTCAGCAGCAGAAATTTTCTTAGAGAAAATTGGGATACCGAGATACCTGAAGGGAAGATAGCTGCGAGTATATCTAGATATTTCAAGAACCCGAGCCACTTCTGGTTCAGGCATGCCATGACAGTAGACCGCAGACTTAGATGCATTGGGAAATAAACCTGAAGTATTAGAGAATAATTTCAAACCTCTCAACATCAAAAGGATTGAAATATAGTCTCCATTACAAAAAAGCAAGAGGTCATCCGCAAAGCACAAATGGTTCAACTTTAGCATGGTACATCTATCATGAAATTTGAAGCCTGGCCATGTCCCTACCTTAGTCAAGATCCTAGACAAGTACTCCATACCAAGAACGAACAACAAGGGGGACATAGGATCCCCTTGTCGAAGACCTCTCCTTGCTGCAAAGAATCCATGAAGAGATCCATTAAGAAGTAATGAAAATTTGGGAGTTCTTATGCAAGTCAAAACCAACtcaataaacttttgaggaaaacCAAAGGCTGTGAGCATCTCTTCAATGAAACTCCAATCAATAGTATCATATGCTTTCCTTAGGTCAATTTTGATCATGCAACTAGGTTTACAATTTTTTCGCCCATGCAATCTCACCAAATCTTGACAAACCATGATGTTGTGGGCAATATATCTTCCATGAACAAACCCCCCCCTGATTTTCAGCAATTAAATCAGGGAGAATTCTCCGCAATCTCGAACAAATCATTTTTGATGCAGCTTTATAGATAACATTGCAGCAGGAAATAGGGCAGAAATCACTTACACTTCGTGGTCAACTACTCTTTGGAATGATGGTGATAGTGGTAGCATTGATTTCTTTGAGAAGTGTCCCTGAGTTCAAGAAAGAAAGCACTGCCTTTTCAACTTCAGCACCTACCAGATTCCAATTGTCTTGATAGAAGCTACTACCAAAGCCATCAGGACCTGGAGACTTCAGACCTGGAATAGCAAATATTGCCTCTTTTACTTCTTGAGCTGTAAAATCTGCTTGGAGGATATTTATGTGCCTGTCCGTGATCTTTGGTCCAAGATCAATAATGCTTTGGTTCACCTGAGTTCTTTGATGCATTTTAGAGCCTAACAACTGTTGGAAAAATTGCAGAAATGCATGTTGGACGCTTCCTGGTGTATCGCACTAATTACCCTGATCATCTTCTATGGAAGAAACACGATTTTGGGTCCTCCTTGCCCGCAAAGAAGCATGGAATATGGCTGTATTATCATCTCCATTTTTAGCCCAAGAGGTTTTAGCTTTTTGAGCTAAAAAAAGAGAAAAGGCTTTATAAATTTTAGTATACTTCTCCCTGGCTGTTTGTTCCTCAAGCAGAAGATGACTGTTAAGAGGATCAGTATTGATTCTGCCCTGCAACTCCAGTAAGGATTCTTTAGCTGCCATCCTCCTTATTAATACTCTTAAGTACCTGTTTCAGTCTCTTTAACTTCACTGTCAGTTTGAACATATCAGTTCCTACAACTCCTTCCTTCCAGCTTTGAGCAATTTTTCCATCAAAATTCTCAGCATCTTTCCACATACTAAAGTACCTAAAAGGTTTTTTCCCACAAACAACATCTTGGTGTAAAGAAACTAAGATGGGGCTATGATCAAAAGTAccttcaggtaagaaaaccgcctcagaaaaatgaaaagaatcAACCCATGCAGAATTGACCAAGGCACGGTCAATCTTAGAAAAAACTCTGAAGTCTGGCTGTTGCTTATTATTCTAGGTAAAGAAGGCCCCAGATATTTTAAATCTTCTAGTTGACAATGGTCCACACAGTCTCTAAATTCTTGGGTTGGGGCTTTGGTACTTCTCCTTCCAACTCTTTCATTTGAGAGCAATATATCATTGAAGTCTCCAACTAGTAGCCACGACCCCTGTACTTGAGCTGAGACTTCTTTTAAATCTTCCCACAGCTGCATTCTTTTACTGTCTTCATTAAACCCATACACAATGGTAATACTAAACCTTTCCTTGCTTTGCTTAGAATGACCAATACCGTGAATCATTTGAGCAGAACAGATTCTGATATCTAAATCAAATATACTTGGCTGCCATGCTACTACTATTCTTCCTTTATCCAGCCAAGGATTATTATTCGTAAAACACCAATTCTGAAATAAACTAGAGTATAAAGAACCCatgtttttattctttattttcgTTTCGAGGAGACTAACTAGGCCAACTTTTTTTGAAAGAATCAGATGTTTGATTTCATGATGCTTGTGTTGGCTATTAATCCCTCTAACGTTCCAGCAAAGGATCCTATCCATTGGAAGTAGAGGGATCTCCCCCCTCTCTAGTACTACTGTTAAAAATCTCTTTCTCCTGGTTTTCCAACACATCAAACCGATTGGCCACTTTTGTAATAGCAGGTATCTCATTAATTATCACTTTTTTCCTCTTTTCAACTTTTTGAAATCCTTCCTCATCCACTGTAGGTGCCTTCTTCTCCACCTCATTCTCCTGCTTCTTGGGAATCCATTGTTGTTTCACTATGTCCTTCCCTTCCTTTTTCTTCCTACAATTGTTGGTCTCATGTCCCAAACCCGAAAAAGTGTAACAGACTAATGGTAACCATTCATACTTCACCTCTAATTCAATATCATGATTAAATTCATCTATGAATGAAACCATAACAGGGAATTCTTGACCAAGGTTTACCTCAATTAGAATTCTAGGATACATCAGCCTATCTCGATCCTTTGTAACATTGTCAACTTGCAAAGGTGTGCCAATTTGACCAACAATCTTGAACAAGGATTTATCCCCCCAATATTTGATATCCAAACCCGTTAATTGTATCCAGGTGGGAACACTAGTAATGTCATCTTTGGTGAAATCATCAATCGGATTCCATGGTTTCATGACCACTGGCTTCCGATCAAAAAACACATATCCACCTTGAAGAACTCTGTCTTGTTGTTCCATATTCTGAAATCGGATAATCAAAATTCCATGAGCAATCATTCCCACTTTAGCTACAACATCTTGCCACATCCTTCTTGCAAAGCCATCAAGAACATGAAGAGGCAGATTAGCTCCCATGACAAAGCAGACAATTGAAGGTTGCCAATAGCTCACTTCCTCCgcaatgtcatcaaaatcaatctTCACTTTAGATTTAGGGCTCTGTTCTTGTTTCCCCTCTATTTCAATCTTCTCTTGAATCGACCCAGCAAAACGAGAATCCAGGTTCTGAATGATGCTAGATCGAAAGACTGGAGGAGGAGTCTTCACCCCCGTGCTCACATCTTGGGCCACACGATTCAATAAAGATAACCAGTCCAAAAAGTTCTGGCGTATCTCGCTACGATTCCTGAAATTCTCCTCCGTTTCTTCAGGGGAAGAAATTTTCTCAACCCCCTGCTTCACAGCATTAGCTTCCTCATTGATTTCCAATTCTTTCACACCCAGAATCGCATCCATAGATTGTGTCTTGATGATCCTATCAGAGGATGAAGgaccctttttctttgatttcaCTTTCGATTTAGTTTTTCCGGCTACCTTCGCTCCTTTCGCCATGGCTTCGGTGAAACACCGAAGGAGAGTCTTGTACAGTTACTTACTTTAAACCTTTCTCGTTGATCAATATAAATGGTTTCGTCTTGGTTCCCGTTAAGGAACACTGTCTTtgcgtccatttgccaaatctcataatcaagagcTGCGACTATGGATAAGAGTAAGAGAATAGATTTTAGCCTTGCAACTGGAGAAATTTTTTTCCTCAAAGTCAACTCCTTCTCTCTGAGTATAACCCTTTGCTACAAGTTGAGCCTTGTAATTCTCAACCTTTGCATCAGCTCGTCTC
It includes:
- the LOC133824727 gene encoding uncharacterized protein LOC133824727 codes for the protein MGSLYSNIFPNWCFTNNNPWLDKGRIVVAWLPILFTVDISLCTAQLIHCVVHPRQKQDRFDVTFVYGFNDDKKRTQLWIELEEISMQIRGPWIVMGDFNDILFSNERKPEDRVFSKLDRALVNSQWTDCFQFLEANFLPEGCFDHSPILVSLYQDVISGRKQFRYFRMWKDANEFGESIAKIWQEGAYGTDMYKLTVKLKRLKKILKCINKEGFHDIHKAEMIAKEELVVLQEKVNKDPQDSRLLIKEQLARDKYAKVYKAYSLFLAQKAKISWAKNGDENTAIFHASLRARRLQNRIYSIKDAQGVWCDTPHTVQGAFLQYYQQLVGSEMQNRHRVKKCIINLGPKIYELHSSRLETEYTAQEIKEAIFSIPGLKAPGPDGRILKAINTTTITLIPKSSCPRSDLVRLYGRSNCKPSCMIKIDLRKAYDTIEWGFIEEMLKAFDFPQSFSDLIMVCVTTPMFSLLLNGSLQGFFASKRGLRQGDPISPLLFVLGLEYLSRIMCKVGSLPGFKYHNKCSKLKLNHLCFADDLLIFCNGDFVLIMLMLRGLKLFSSSSGLLPNSEKTAIYCHGMSDAVVDRVLAASGFSRSHLPFRYLGIPICSKRISAADCKCILEKMTSRIRSWSTRNLSYMGRVTLINSVLISIHSYWAQIMILPKKLIKDVEAICRAFLWKGISDSHIPGLIAWEYICSSRAAGGLGFRRLHDWNLAAMGKYVWAIAKKKDNLFVKWINSVYLLDQNWWDYKCPTDCSWHWKRLVAVKDCFKTKISYDSFLSQRYNIKLGVNLMVSQESRVPWRKFVWVDLLLPSIDLLCG